The genomic region ctaactCTTcttaaaatacttaaaaaataatacatttttttactgATCCATGTTTTCAAATCCaagttatataaaatttaaaattaaaaaataaataaattatgacccaagcaacaaaaaaacaaattgctTCATATCATGCGTTTGTTATATCAGTCGCGAGTCATGGCGCACCCCGAAAGCCTCCACGTCATCGATCTTTTGACCGTAGCTCACTCACTCTGATTCCCTTTCCCTtctaaacacaaaaacaaaaaataaaaatcttcaaaaCCCACCGAAGCTCACACCCAACACTCTcaaaacttttctctctcccattttctcaccaaccaaacacaaaaactcGAACCACAAtgagctccatccacatccgccTCCACAACCCCCTCACTCCTCCTCTAAATCTCCGCCGTCCGTTCAGGCGATCGTCGTTCGCGACCGCGTGTCTGAACGTGGAGGTCGAGGCTGAGAATAGCAATGCGTTGAGGTTGGATTCTTCGAAGCTAGGGTTGGCGAAGGAGGTGATGGAGGCGGAGGCGAAGGTTCTGGTTGGGACGTACGCGAGAGCTCCCGTTGTGCTCGCCAGTGGCAAGGGTTGTAAATTGTACGACGTGGAAGGGCGAGAGTACTTGGATTTGAGTTCTGGAATCGCTGTGAATTCGCTAGGGCATGGAGATGAGGATTGGTTGAAGGCTGTGGTTGAGCAAGCCAGTACTCTCACTCATGTCAGCAATATGTACTATTCCATCCCTCAGGTTCGTAAATTttcatgcttttgattttttaattttttaattttttttttttagttttatttatgttgtaaatgtttgattttgtttggatGCTGAGAAAGAAAGTGtgggaaaattgaaaataaaaggaGCTTAGTCGTTGTATACTTGGTTGTTCAATAATTAGCCAAAGATATAATGGAaggattttaaaaaagaaaaaaaatccaatcataTACTTTGAAGAATAAGAATCTTATAGATAGCACCTTATGGCTTTTAGCACTTTTCTTAGGCTCCAttgagtgaaaagaaaaagaggaagacaCTATCTATTGGCTGTAAGTCATTTGTCTAATCAATTGCTATATGTGCTTTCAACTTGTGAGTGGGTTTTTACATCAATGATATTGCATGACACATTTGTACATATGTCCATGCATATATgtcatatatgtgtgtgtaggGTGCTTTCAACAATTACCCTTTTAAATTTGATGCTTTCAACAATTACCCTTTTAAATTTAATCATCGTGATCAAATTTAAAAGGGTAATTGttgcttctctctcttagaTGTGAAATGTTTCACATAATGTCCACACTTTCACACTAGGGGTCGGTTTGGAATCCgcatattttgctaaaaactaaaaacaataaaaaataactttttggtTACGGTTCATTAATGAATTTACTGTATTGGccgttcatgtcccatgaatagtgcaagaggcgctggttcattaaaaaaaaaaaggcaaatgcAGCAAGTTTCAAGCATCCCAAACGCATGCTAGATCTCCACGTTTTAAACATGATATGAAAAAATGTGGACATGATGTGAAAAAGTGTGGACATTGTTGGATGTGAAACAATTAAAGCCCAATTCAAAACCTAAGTAATCTTTGTTCATGCAGGACCTGCAAGTGATTCtgagaaataaataattgtaattTCTTATGTAGTCATCGCAGTGATAGTGCTCTTATGACGATCATAATATTAGGCGGAAAAAATCTagtttggtgttttttttttttataagtctaGTTTGGTGTTTGTCTATCACAGTTTTAAACAGTAGAGGAAAGAAGTGTTCTGTATATTCAAAAAGGGGGGAGAGAGGGTCAATGgcatttctttctctcataaGAGCAAGAGGAGGGTGAGGTCGTGGGTTTAAAATGCACTGAATGGGTTCGTAACTTaccaatgagagagagaaggttgagcacaaaaaaaggaagaaaatatgacagaaatgTCTTCTTTACAAGTAAAATTGTTGCTGTATGTTActctattttttaagaattgatGATATGGTGTTGCTGCAGATAGAGCTTGCAAACCGTCTAGTGGCTGCTTCTTTTGCTGATCGTGTATTTTTTTCGAATTCTGGAACGGAAGCAAACGAGGCTGCTATTAAATTTGCAAGAAAGTTTCAAAGACACTCAAATCCTGATGCAAAAGAGCCAGCAACTGAGTTCATATGTTTCTCTAATTGCTTCCATGGTAGGACCATGGGCGCTCTTGCTTTGACAAGCAAAGAGCATTACAGATCACCTTTTGAACCGGTCATGCCTGGAGTCACTTTTGTGGAGTACGGAAATATACAAGCTACAAAAGAATTAATTCAGCGAGGGAAAACCGCAGCGGTTTTTGTGGAACCTATCCAAGGTGAAGGGGGTATATACAGTGCAACAAAGGAATTCTTACAATTTTTGCGTAGTGCTTGTGATGATGCTGGAGCTCTCTTGGTCTTTGATGAGGTAATCAGCTGTTTTGGTTGATCTGTAGTTGCATCTAGATAAGAGTGACATGCATGACCACAAAATTATACTTtgtggtttggttttcctaaaACCTTGTATGTAATATGATCATATCAGACAGTAATTCGTGCATGGCATGCTGTTCTGGTATCACTCTACACCTTAAGATATATCAAAGATTGTTTCACTTTTCCCGTAGTTCATGCTTGCTTTCCAGTGGGAGGCGAGTAAAATGCTTATCTTGATGTAATTCACATTGTGTTCAGTAGCTTCCCTTTCCTATCCTCTGTATCTGAGTAGTGGACTGTTGAGCGTCCTAATAATTTATATTCCACTTATGGTCTATTCTTCCTATCGACCCACATGAGAGAGGGATCTAAATAGAACTTATTCACTGATATGGATCGTAGATTTTTCAAACagattttgtataattgagCTTTACTTTTATAGACCTCATCATCTTAACCAatttattaatatcatttttaaattaacaattgtcccaaaagcttaagctattaggaaatgatgaatttaaccacttaaccataattctaacactcccctTCACTTGTGGGCCTAAACTTCCCCTCGAGTAGAAAAAAGAACAAGTCATGTCTCAGGGACAAAAACTGAGGAAAATATTTCGGCAGTTTTTGTCCCTTAATTTCTTCATATGAATTTGATGAAGAACCAAATGCTAACCTGGTTAGGCATGATTCTATGTGTCTGTTTATACATATGGGAATCAGATCACTATTTTGGACTCAGAAAAATCCCTGTCTTCTGATTCATGTATCCATTTCAGATGTCTGGTCCTGGTTCCATTGTCCAAAAATTGAACCTAGGCTATGTAGGCAATTGAAAATTCACATCTATAAAACTAGACAAGTCTAGGCTGGGTGGTAACTGAAAAGTAATGGATATGGGAGGTGATAGGaaagccttttttttattatttaaagttGGTCCTGAATCTCTTTACAATTGGGAAACCagtaataattttcttttgatgacACCTTTGGGATCCATGTCATTAGTGAGACAAGTCTGTTTATCACTTGGTTACCCCACACACAAAGAAAACTAGCAGTCTAGTCTGTCCTGGCCTTGGTAGTATTCATTCCCTCTCAGACTCTTATTTCagatttattttaatatgtcaaaaagatttttttattgtacttaGTTGTATCTGTCCTTttcttctgaaaaaaaaaaaaaaaaagttgtatctGTCCTTTAACAGGcgtgcccccccccccccccccttctctccCTTTTCATTTCACAGGCTCAGTCTGACCATGTAGTATTAATTCCTCTCAGATTCTTACTATCCagattaattattaaatgtcaaattctttttttctttttcttattataattagTTGTATCTGTTCTTTCTAATAAATGTCTTTTTCCCCTCTCAATTCACAGGTTCAGTGTGGTTTAGGTCGAACTGGATACCTCTGGGCCCATGAGGCCTATGGTGTATTCCCAGATATAATGACACTTGCCAAGCCTCTTGCCGGAGGCCTACCCATTGGAGCTGTATTGGTGACTGAAAGAGTTGCTTCTGCAATCAATTATGGTGATCATGGGAGCACATTTGCTGGTTCACCTCTTGTCTGTAATGCTGCCCTAGCTGTTCtaaataaaatctcaaatccTAGTTTCCTAGCCAGTGTCTCCAAGAAAGGCCTCTACTTCAAAGAAATTTTGAAGCAGAAGCTTGGAGGAAGCTCACACGTGAGAGAAATACGTGGATTTGGGCTTATTATTGGAATCGATTTGGATGTACCTGCCACACCCCTTGTTGATGCTTGTCGAAATTCTGGCCTTCTTGTATTAACTGCTGGAAAAGGAAATGTTGTTAGGATAGTACCTCCATTGATCATAACTGAGCAGGAGCTTGATTGTGCAGCTGAAATTCTGTCTCAAGCCTTGCCAGTACTTGATAGTTGATCTGCATAAGtttagagaaaagaaatttgcaTGGTTTAGTTCCTGTGGAACTTCTACTGAAGTTCTACTCCTTGTGGTTGTATTACTATCAGCATTAGGCACTTGCATCATAAATTGGTGGGTACTCGCCTATATTTAGTTATGATACTGGTAGTTAtaatcaattttcattttaaatttcattagAATTTTCCATAAAACTAGGAGTTTCTGGATGCTAAAACTTTTCTGGTATATTTTTCCAGTAAAAATCACTAAGTGTGGGAACTCTATATTCTCTCCTCTAGGAAGTTGaaagtttaatttaaaaatactcCAGAAAAATGTGCGGGACAAGCACTGACTGTCTGTTTATTTGGTAAAGAGCCCCCCCTGTGCTGCAGTGCATGATGCTGAAGCAGAACTGCACCTTCTACAACTAGCCCATCAACTCTAATAAGTTCAACAAGAAAAAGATATGAACCGATGGCTCATCAAACTAAGAgcattgtaaatttgtaatgttTTTAGGTACTGAGGAAAAATATGGAATCTGTGGCAAAAGAGGTTCCGTGAATGGAGTCTAGATAGGCAGTCGtcttcaaatttcaaagtatATAATAGTGAAATACTCTATTTTCATTAGTGaatgtttaattgttttataggattgattataaaaataataaaataaaaattgttttatagGATTATTATATATACTACTTTTATGTGTTGAGTTTTTGTATTACCTCATTGTTATCAagtaattaaaagaaagaaaagagtgtTTATTAAATATAGAAGATGAATCTTAAACATTAGTTGAAATTACATAAAAGGGCCTAGAGTTTATAACCTGTTTCAGATTTGGTCTTAGAACttcaattttgttaattaaagtTACATATCTATTTGTTGTAATTTGaatcccctctttttttttcttttttgttgttgctcatttcattcattctaactaataaaatatataaaagaaaaactcaaattaaaatttacaattcaaCTAGTGCTTACGTTAAGAAGAAAAACTATCctcaagagttttttttttttttttgagaggaacTATGCTTAGAGTAATAAAGGGACTTTTAGGAAATCATCTATGTGAACACGGAGATGGATGAGAATTTCAAAGTGAAAGATAAACAGCTTCatcaatttgagattttaataataaaaaactaagaacTAAAGACCCAATATAATATAAACTAGGATGTAAATTCAtgacctttttatataactgcCCCTAAAgtgtaaacctttttttttattttttatgaaaccCCTAAAGTGTAAACATAACTTAAAAGGCATGCCTTCAAATATTTATTCCAATCATTTATCATATGATAACTTGTATTGCGAAAAAGGTATGCTTAATTACTTCActcaaatccaaaaccaaaaaattgccACTAttaaagatattttaaaaaccaaattaaaagcAGAAAAAGGTAGGCATAGAGATAGTACGCCAAACACTTGTAAATCAGAGAAGCCAGGTAGCATTCGTTACAATAATGATCAGTTTCGTAGAATTGCTATTTTCGTAACAAATTTTAGTCGGTAAGAGTGTTAAAAAAACGATTTCGTATATTTAAacactattttatctattattttagtcggtaagttgttatttaccattagttatggacaaaaaaaagaaaaagtaactTTAGTGATAGTTTTAAATTAAAGCGAATTACAATTTATGAAAATGTTACCGACCTGTCATTTCTCTGGCATAATTTCAAGTTAGTTGGCGGGCTCAAACCACATATTGCCACTTTTGCGCCACCTACCAAATTTCAAACCAATCCTCCCATACGTTTCACACTCTCACAtacaaagaccaaaaaaaaaaaaacactcctcctatttaataataaaaaaataaaaacaaatccaaatgaAAAATTGTCTGAAGAGTGAAGCAGGCAGTAgtaatagtatatgataattaTCACAAGATTCACAACAACGCTATCATAGCTgtacaaacaaacacaaactccagcttcttctttcttcttcttctttcttctttgactctctctctctgtctctgtaaTTTTGTTCGAATACTTTGGACGGACGGTTGAGATTGATTGGTAGAGGTAGTGATGGCATCGGCAGCGTTGAACAAGATAGAGCGGGCGCACCAGATGTACAGGGAGGGGAAATACTCGGAAGCCTTAGGGTTTTACACGGAAGCTCTTTCTATGGCGAAAACCAATCCTCAGAAGATCGCTCTCCATAGCAACCGCGCCGCTTGCTTTCTCAAACTCCACCATTTCAAcaaggttcttcttcttcttcttcttcttctttattagtGATGCAtgcaattttaatttttaatttttttgaatttagtaTTAAATCTTTTGCTGTAATTTTATGCATAATCATTGATGGCGGTTATGGATGTGGTTGCACCTGTTTATGTATTCAAACTAATCAGTAGTCTAGGAAGAAGAGTTAAATTTGTGTGTACTAATCTTTTGGAGTTTATTAAGTGTATGTACCATGGAATTGCAAGAAACCAACCTAATTGTATGTAGTTAAAGtaataaatttaagaaaacaaCCAACTTTTTCGGTCCGAATGGATTGAGGGAGAGGAGTAGAGCAGAGTAGGCTGGATTTGATccaaaattagtctatttttagCGGACTCTACTCTGCTATGCTGTCCTCCTTTTTCCTtcaatccaaacaggcccttagGGTGCGTCCTAGTGGTTGGAGGCTTTGGATGAGCTGTAGACCCAGACATCTTGGGGTTCATCCCCACTAGTTCTCTTAGAATACCTGATACACGATTAGCCCTGCCTTGGTGAGGTTCCacgtcaaataaaaaataaaaaaccatcaGGTATCTAGTCATAAGCTGAAGGACGCTTCTGTAGAATGAAGATGTTACTTGAATTATTGAAGTGGAAGGGACCACATGAGGTTCCTCAATTAAGCCAGTTTTTACAAACGGTTGAAATGATCTTGGATGGTGACGTTATAGACAACCGTGATCCTTGCTCAGTGGATAAGGATGATTTTGTTTCTGATGTGTTGGATCCACCATCACAGGGAGCAGTGAGAAGTTGGAACTTGCGTTTTCATAGAGATTTTCATGATTGGGAGAGGGAGGCAGAAGGCAgtgtactcttttttttatcatatttatacAAAATTGCCTTGAGGGTTGGGGGATGATAAGTTGTCTTGGAAGTTAAATAGGAGTGGCCGTTTTGATGTTCGCTCTTTTTATAATGCTATTGATGGAACTGATGCTCATTCGTTTCCAGGGAAGAGTGTTTGGTGGGTGAAGGTCCCTAAGAGggtgtctttcttttttgtggtcAGCTGCGTGGGGTAAGATTCTCACAATTGATGACCTCATCAAGAGTGGTTTATTGCAAGTCAATTGGGGTTGTATGTGTCATTGCAGTGGGGAAAAGGTGGTTTATCTTTTGATCCATTGTGAGATTGCTTAATCATTATGGAGTGAAGTGTTTATGATGTTTGGGATTCAATGGGTGTTGCTGGACAAGGTAGCATCCCTCCTTTTTGGTTGGCACAATTGGCTAGGTAAACATTCCTCGAATATATGGAACTTGGTGCCCACGTGCATGATGTGGTCAGTATGGAAAGAGTGTAACAGCCGTACTTTTGAGGAGAGTGTGAGATCTATTAAGCAATTGAAGTCCTTGCTGCTTCATACTTTGTATGATAAGTCTCAGACATGGGGTTTTACCAACTGTTCTTCCATTTTTGATTTCCAATTATCTGAGATCTTCTAATTGATTTGCTTGTATTATTTTCAAGGTGtgtattccttttcttttgcaattaaATTCTATCACTtatcccaccaaaaaaaaaaaaaggatccactttctatttttttggaatgATGCATATATATGCTTTCCTTTGAGAAGACATTTTCTATTCCACGCTTAATAGAGAAGGAGTGTGTCTTGGATTGTTGTTGAAGTATCCTTGGCCGGTCAtaagaattcaaaaaaatttcaattaactcTTTTGCAACTTTGTACAAGGAACAAACTTATTCTTTGCtttaaatttcaagattttccatagattatgttttaaaagttttcATGCAATTGTCCTTCTACgtataaaataattgtttactCCTTGTTAGCAAGAATTGTTTAGTGGTTTTATCTAAATCCTGAATGGCTGATTGAGGTAAACCTTGTTAGCAAGAATTAGCTGTTGGCTTGATCATCATTGGTTAGATTTCCACTtgtattattctctctctctctctctctctctctctcatatggtTTGAATTtatcataaacttttttttccttaattccATCTCAGGCAGCAGAAGAATGTACCTCAGTGCTTGAACTTGATCGCGATCACACTGGAGCACTAATGCTGCGGGCACAAACACTTGTAACCCTTAAGGAGTATCACTCAGCACTTTTTGATGTCAACAGGCTCTTGGATTTGAATCCATCATCAGAAATTTATCAAAACCTTCATGCTCGTTTAAGGACACAATTGGTAGACTCTCATCTCTTCTTTTGGCCCAGGCCATCACTTTAATATGTTTTGTTGTCCACCAAAGTAGTAATTTAGGATTTTATTTGTAAAACCATTTTGGAAAGGATAACATGGAGCCTATTGGTGGGTTTTATTGAGATCCTCATCACCTACCGCCCGTAGTAGGATGATGCTGGTTTTCTTTCCCAATTATTTCTGTTTAGCTGCATatgattacttgactgaaacaCATTTGAAATGTGATCACTGTTCATCTGTTGTCCTTATGCTATGGTGCTTTTAATACTGTAGGGCTACTATCCATTTTCCAATCAATATAAGtgaatttatttcatggtcATTATTCATACAGTCGTGACTGGCTTTTGATCTAGGGTAGTTATCCTCTTGGTTCGGCATATCAAATGCTGATCCAGTTTGTTGCACCATAGCAGTCATATGAAGCTGCTATAACTTATGCTGTACCTTAGTTGAAACTAAGGAGCTGTCAAAGATATTATCATGCctttggatgcaaaatataaagTCAACTTAACTATTTATTCAAGGAAATTGTACTAAGAATTTTATGGATCCTCATCGCCTAATCAGGCTTGGCCACTAATTTTTTGTCACCTCCTTATTTAACGTCTTTTttcactactactactacatgTTTTAGGATGCAAAATAGGATGTCTTTTTTAGACACGTTTTCCCATATTCCTACCTTTAGGTTTGTATGAGTTATTCTTCAggttatttgaaaaaatgtagCTGACTTAACTAGCTTAATCATTATTTATATGCAACCTAGATTATAAGGTTGAAGTTATCTCCCAACTATTAGTAAATgagtcttttcttttctttttttcttttttctgcttAAGGAAAGTCACTTGCTCCAATACCTGAATCCGAAGCAGAGctagaagaagaggaagatgatgaagatgaagcaGAACCAATTAAAAATGAAGAGGAACAATACAAAGAAGAAATTGTAGTAGAAAGAGATCAGAAAGCTGAGGTTAATAGGACTATTATTAATGCTGAAGTTATTGTCTCTGAGATGCTGAGGTCTAAGAAACCAAATGAACAAGAAAGAGACAAATCTGAGCCTAAAAGGATCTCCTCTAATACTGCAGTTACTTCCCCTAAATTGCAGAGTAACAAGGAATTATCAAAACAAGATCCTAAAGTGCAGAGCAACAAGGAATTATTAAAGCAAGATCCAAAAGTTCAGAGCAACAAGGAATCATTAAAACAAGACCCTAAAGTGCAGAGCAAAAAGGAATCATTGAAACAAGATTCTAAAGTACAGAGCAACAAGGAATCAGAACAAGATCCTAAAGGATGGCAAACAATTCCGAAACCTAAGGGACACTCGACTCTAGACTATGCAAGGTGGGACAGAGTTGAAGATGATtctagtgaagaagaagatgatgatgatgatgaagagtCACAGCCACAGTATCGGTTTCGTCTACGTACTGTTGGTGTAAGACCAGTGAAGTGAAAAGGCCATTTATACACACCCCAATATAAATGACTGCTCTGATCCCCAACATCAGCCTCAGGAAAAAATCAAATCCTTACCGGACTGAAAAAAGGTATTTGGGACGCACTTTTGGGCCTATCAAGTCCAAACTCTGAAAACTAGggaaaaaatcagatttgagtGATCAATGAACCACACAGATAGAACAGATGGAATGAGAGGATTATCAATTGGACTTCTGGCCAAGCAAAGTTCACTGTTTTGGTGTCGTTTTCCTGTTGTGCAGCAATTCAAAAGCTTCATTCTACCAAACGGTGTCAAGTGGAGAGACAGTACTAACCTTGGATCCCTACTGATTGACAAGCACTTAAATGCCCAGGATTTTGTAGTATATGTAATTCATATTGAATATTCTGATGTTTCTTTCATCATCATGAATGCTCGGGGAAGGAAATGCCTTGTGATTAGTGTCAGTATAGTGTATGTGGGATTACAGAGAATTCTATAATTTTCCTGGCATCCATGTTATACCATTTGTTTCCCTGCAACTTGTTTTTCAAACTGAGCttgaacttatttttatttatcatttcaaTACTTTTG from Castanea sativa cultivar Marrone di Chiusa Pesio chromosome 11, ASM4071231v1 harbors:
- the LOC142617450 gene encoding acetylornithine aminotransferase, mitochondrial-like, with product MSSIHIRLHNPLTPPLNLRRPFRRSSFATACLNVEVEAENSNALRLDSSKLGLAKEVMEAEAKVLVGTYARAPVVLASGKGCKLYDVEGREYLDLSSGIAVNSLGHGDEDWLKAVVEQASTLTHVSNMYYSIPQIELANRLVAASFADRVFFSNSGTEANEAAIKFARKFQRHSNPDAKEPATEFICFSNCFHGRTMGALALTSKEHYRSPFEPVMPGVTFVEYGNIQATKELIQRGKTAAVFVEPIQGEGGIYSATKEFLQFLRSACDDAGALLVFDEVQCGLGRTGYLWAHEAYGVFPDIMTLAKPLAGGLPIGAVLVTERVASAINYGDHGSTFAGSPLVCNAALAVLNKISNPSFLASVSKKGLYFKEILKQKLGGSSHVREIRGFGLIIGIDLDVPATPLVDACRNSGLLVLTAGKGNVVRIVPPLIITEQELDCAAEILSQALPVLDS
- the LOC142617929 gene encoding uncharacterized protein LOC142617929 — translated: MASAALNKIERAHQMYREGKYSEALGFYTEALSMAKTNPQKIALHSNRAACFLKLHHFNKAAEECTSVLELDRDHTGALMLRAQTLVTLKEYHSALFDVNRLLDLNPSSEIYQNLHARLRTQLSLAPIPESEAELEEEEDDEDEAEPIKNEEEQYKEEIVVERDQKAEVNRTIINAEVIVSEMLRSKKPNEQERDKSEPKRISSNTAVTSPKLQSNKELSKQDPKVQSNKELLKQDPKVQSNKESLKQDPKVQSKKESLKQDSKVQSNKESEQDPKGWQTIPKPKGHSTLDYARWDRVEDDSSEEEDDDDDEESQPQYRFRLRTVGVRPVK